The genomic stretch TAACGTTGTAATCATCTCCCTAATTTTCATGTTATTGTCGTGCGAACCCTACCGAGCAATTCGATGTACGGTTTTCCCATATGACAATCATTTTGGACTTTTGATAAAACCACACCGTTGCGATGTCTTAGCCCCGCTTTTTCCCCGAATCATAACGTTACACAGGAAACGAGCTCTTTAACGAGTCATGATGAAGGAAGTATCATTGTCGgtttgaaaaaaggaaattcgacCTTGGATtcctgcctctctctctctttttttctcgtTATCCAGCAGTACCCCGCTGCATTGGAAATGTTCCTAGTCAACTTATTTtgtttgttcaatatgatcgtTGAACTATTGttgaatgttcaatttagtcttttcgtTTGTTCAAACGACCAACCCGATAATATTTGATGGCGTGATGTATTATATACCTGAGTTTGATTTTTAAAGATGACGAGTCAACGTGTCCATCTTTTTATCTATCTAGTttagcaaaggaaaaaagaaaaattagggtGTTAACATGTTCATCTTTATTTGGTGTTgtagattattattattgtatCTTGATTTGAGATGAATAGCTAACGTGTATAATCCATAAGTAACTTCTTTTTTGTCCACCGTTCATGCTCAATGAACCGAAAACCACGTCAAcagttttttcttaattttaaagTAAAAAAGGACGACTTTGAGCATTTTCTTACGACCCAAagactaagttgaatatttACTTATTCAAGGGCcaaattggacaaattaaagGTCCAGAAATAACGctgcatattgagccaaagtttaagAACTATTTGTGTGATTTTCCCTTTTGCATCCTACCATCAAGTTgcccaattttcctttttctttttaaaggaTTATGTTAGAAAGTGCTCTTGATAGACAACTAAAAACGCAGATATTGTACCAAGTGCTGACTATCCTCGTGATAGGCACAGTAAATgctttgaaaattaaatattttttctttaagtaTGTTTAAGTTTAACCTtacatgatttgaaaattaaaaagtgtTTCGGGAGCACCGGTCGAGTCTTTGTATTTGTAACTGTTTGACCATTTGTGTTTTACGTAAATGGACAAGAAATACCATGTAGAATCTCTCTTTTATTGAGAAAATATGCCACGCGGGCGTACTTTATTAGAATTAATTAAtcaagtgctcttatttttaaATGGGAAACTTGACATTAACGGTCTCCGAACTTAAATCAAACATATAATATCAttcattgaattttcatttattcattgtGATTCTCGAGTTATCGATAATTATTAAATCCAATCCTCTCAAACAATAAATCAAACGTATAGCCCTATGTGTCGAGGTGTAAATCCTATTGACGGCTTCTTTGTAAGAGATTATCATACATTGAGTTGAATTGTTAATGATTTTTCACAAATGATGAGTCGATATATCTGTCTTTTTAACCATCTagtttgaaaagtaaaaatgaaGGGGCTTCAAATATACCAAGtgaagatttatttttttgaggtGTAAATTTTCTTTGCCTACTGTCCAAAAGTATTAAGTCCCACTAACAGATTTcattaacttgaattaatgaaatgacaacattaaatattttcatataagcTAAGAATTATATTAAATATTGACTAATAGTGTActaatcacattgaataaattaaaaatccaaaaactaTATTACAAATTGAGTTCAAACTTAGAaattattggtgtcaatttccctttttatttattgaacacATACTCAAAGACTCTATTTGGaaaaggacagaaaaaaaaggggatatAATTAAACGTGGAGAATAAATGATAGTCAACCCAAGTCACTAGTCCGAAACTCAAGAATTTATATTAGAGATATGTTAATTAGAACTCCTAAAACTTGTGatcaaagtgcaattgagttctcaAACTCGTAAAAAGTGCAAtagagtcctaaaatttgtcaaattagtgctaTCGAATCATTCCGTTAACTCTATCCAacttggctaacgaaaaatgtttaGCTAGcttgtttttaatattttctctcgcCTACGTGTCGATGATGTAGCTAAATCAACATCATTTTgatctaaatttgattttcaatataatttttatttaaattaatcttaaaaataaactataaaaaaaagggatttgTAGAACTAGCAGCTTCGGCCCCCGCCAAGACACTGGCGGCGTTGTACAGTCCACCTGCAACCGGTCAGCAAGACGGAGACCCTATTCCTAACACAAAGAAAGCCACGGGCCGGGAACCGAACCCGGAAGTCATTTCCGACAGAGCCTTGAGGGAAATTCTGTGAGCTCGGAATACTCCGACCTAGAAGAAGGAATCAGACATGACTTTATTGCCTCAGTGAATCGCAAAGTATGGCACAAAATCTTCTCGTCCGTGTTCTTTTTCAGGAAGCATTGCCACTGCATGCCATACAAAATTTCCTTTCGCCCCTAAATTTAGCAAGGGATGATCTTCTCTATATGGTACAAAACAATCCTCTAGATTTGGGCAAGGttcgccggccctcgcccaaatctggaTGACGGCCAGCAGGCCCTCATTTGCGGTTGGcaagggtcatcggcccttAGGCATGGCCCAGCGATCCCGGCGCCGACCACTTCCCACCATCGCCGGCGGAGGCGAGGCCagcaaatatttattttattttatttttagcttatttttaaattaatttaaataaaattatgttaaaaatcaaattcgaacCAAAATGACGTTGTTTTAATCATGTCATCGCCACATaggtgaaaaaaatatttaaaaaaatcacgttagtatttttcgttagccaagtTGGATGGAATTAACGGAAAGATtcgattgcattaatttgataatttttaagactcaattgcacttacaaaataaattttaaaattcaattgcgATAAGTTCTAGGGGTTTTAATGAATATATCATGACGCGATTAACTAATTACACGTGGCAGCAAAGTAACCCCATCACGTCAGCAACAGCACACACGTGTCAGAACAACTTGGGACCTGCAAGTCGCCTCTACGGTGCAACTTCGAATAATTCATCATTTTCCGAGAAACCGAAGACAAATGGAGGAGATGCGGGAGACGCAGAGGAAGGAGCAGGGGAGACAGAGCGAGCCACCGCACGTGACGCCTTTGAAGCCGTTGACCCACGATGCTTATGGCGGCGGAATGTACGGCAAGGACGATCAAGGCCAGCAGGAGCAGCCGACGAGCAGGCCGCCCGCCAGCGACACGTAGAGCGCCGATGGGCCGGTCGGGCCCCCGGTCCAGCCCAAGCACAGGTCGCCTCCCTCGACCGGGGACAGGGACCTCGATATCACTGGCCAGTCGTACATTCAATAATTTTGATTTGGTCGCAGTTTCtggtttatttatttctctctgtttttgtttttgtttttgtttttttggttttttgtggATGTTTCTATGAGGGGAAAATAGGAAACGAAAAATGTAATCGCCGATGACCaaaaattacatcaagaatgTGATTTTCATTGGACAATCGCCAGGCCCAGGCTACATATTTCCTTCGAGGACGGCGCGTCCCAATTTGCAGTCCGACCCTTCAAGTCCTCGAATTCACTCACGCACTCCTCCAACCGCAGACCCCGAATTCTCTTCCTCCCACGCGCCACCTCCTTCCCCGCGACCCCGTCGAACATCCTCTCCCACCCCTTCTCCCACGGCCCACGCGCGTCGCACAGCTGGAGGCTCCCGTTCTCCCAGTTGGTCCAGCTCCACCACCTGTCCATCGACCGCATCGCACGCGCCACGCACCTACCCCGGCACGCCGCCGTGCAAGGCCTGCACTTGGCCCCGCTGAGCGGACCCCGGCTCGACATCGCGGCCACCGGCACGCCATAGCGAGTCGGAGGGAACGCGTACCGACGGTCGGTAACGACGCAGAAGGGCACGCGCTTCGCCACGTGGGGCACGCGCCGGGCTCGGAGTTGGGCTCGGAACGCGGCCTCCGAGTTGAGCTGGCGGAACCCGGCCGAGTCGAGCCGCGGGATCAGCGACAGGCGCGAGAGGGCAGCGATTGACGTGCCAAGATCGCCTACGCCGAGCCTATCGTTCAGACCGCCGTAGTTGGAGCCCTGTGGGACCACATATTTGCCCGGTACAAAGTGTTCGGGGCCCAAGGGGGCGGTCCAGAATCCGTCCACTCGGGTTCGGACTATCCAGTCGTAAGTGAAGTTGTTTTGGGTTTGGTAGGCTCGGATCATGTCGAGGCAACCCTCGACTAAGTTGAAGTATTGAAGAAGGCCCTGCATTGAGTGCAAATGATCAAAGCTAAAACTACAAGCATAgggaaaaaatttgaagaatatgTGATCACTATTGTATATTTATAGTCATAGTGAAGATAATATAATCAATTTTGTCAGAAGGTACACTTCTGACGATAATTCCTTAACTTAGGGCCAGTTTATTTTACGGAAAActcaagatttaaaaaatatatttgaagaaATAATTGGTTATATCactcaaaaaaattaatcaacgaaaaatattttcattatcgataacaatttataatTAACTATTTTCATGagtcataaaattatttttaattaattcatttttaaaagtgATGCAGATGagtatttttcgaattttttttccaaatcttgaatttttcatgaaacaaacgcacccttaatgATTTTCCCTCTACaagtttttatcttttattagatAGTTCATTGAAGTGGAATTTATTTTACAGGTTTTATTAACTTAAATATTTGAGTttaaatttgaagaaataaataagaatATCTTTAAATGATAATTAACTTATCTCGTTAAttaaaaatgtgacatgaattttagaagaaaaaaattttgtttaaaaatcaaaccacatatatatttatattgtcTATGCTTTGAATCAATAACTTACATCATTTGATTAAATTTTACTTACGAAAATAAATATACAAAATGATTACTCTTAGAAATTCAAATTTAGCCTCTTCCTTTACATTGGAATAAAGATAGTTAGAGAGAAAAGTTGAaatgaaaaaacacaaaacattCAAATTGTTGTTGACTAAAACGTAATTCAATTTCGTTGAATGAAGACAGAAATATTAAGCAAGAGCTAGAGAGGGGGAGAAAAACGAAACCACCCGACCTGAATGCCACTGGGGGAGTTGAGGCCGGTGAGAACTCGGGCCTGCGACTCAGTCTCGCAAATCCGCTCGGGACGGAAAATGCGCACGGCAGCAATCCTCGGCGACTCCTTCAGCAGCAACAACTTGTACGAGTTCTCGTCGTACGGGCTATGCAAGAACAGATCCGAGTTGGGATGCCCCTTGAGTATGTGCTCCACGATGGAGGGCCCGGTCAGCTCGAACCGCCGCGCTGCTCCCACCAAGCAGACTGCCATTCTCGACTGGTCCAGCTCAGGTCTCCGCTCTGCCTGAGCCTCTGCCGTGCTGTTCTTCAATGGTGGCAGTGACCTTGGTTTGACGGGGGGCTCCGAGCTGCGAggggtgaggaggaggaggagggaggagtcTGGATGGAGAAGCGtaaggagagagagggtggaAACGGTGGTTATCATGACAAGGAGACACGAATCGAGGGACGGCAGCCGCGATGAGGGCGACGAAGATCTTCGGGCGATCATGTGCATGGTGATCTGTGGTGGGAATTCGAGCATTTTTCTTCTCGTTTGGTTGAGGAGGAAGATGACGGTGCCATGTTTAGATCAGATCAACGTCTTCCAAGGTTTTCAAGTCAACTAAGCCAGTATCGAAGGGTACTACATCTCGGGGAGGTTTATGTGGAGGAAATGGTACTGCCGTATCCATGTGCCTAAGTTGACTTTGATTATTCATAGGTCATGATAAACGAGTCGGAGGGACATTCCGGGAGGAAGTCGAGTGTTGACTTTAGTGGAATAAGCCGCGTTCTGCTCGGGACGGATGACGTGCCTAAGATTGTCCATATATAACTAGCACAAGTTCACAACTCCATCAAGACTCGAGAACAGtgacttttgggaaaaattataaaaaaaatcctaacctattatacttttgtcaattcagttctaaatcttttttttgtaccaattctgtcctaagccttttgcatTTAGACCGATTCAGTCTATTTGACCAACTTTGACCgtcggtgctgacgtggactCGATCGACCCTGACGGGaaacttttcataatttttaaatatttttaaaatttttttattgatctttcttttatttaactgttcatcttcttcccctcaATTTGTTCAACTTGTGACCACTGTAAGTGACTTTTCCAATTACATGTCGAAAGCTTAAGCAAATGGATGTCATAAAAAGGATAGTATTTGCCAGAACCCTATGCTAACCGTATgggatagaaataaaaaatggcacCCTCAGATCGCTGTCTAGTTTCCTAATAAGGACAGCAGCAGCCGTGCGAAGCTAATCCACCCATGGCTGCGGCGAGGCTGACCTCACGCAGCCATGGCATCGCATCGCCGTCATTGGGCAAGGTTCGGTCTCTCTCGAATTTGGTGATGCTTGGCTGTTGCCATTGCTGGGTGAGGCCGGACCTGCCCAAGCTGCTTGTCTTCCACGCCGTCGACATTACCCGTGCCTCCTCCAAGCAGACCGAGGCCAAGGTTGACATCCACCGCCCTCCCCCCTCCAGCTTTGCCCATCTGTGACATCAACTCCATCACGAGCCATGGATCCTCATCGACAAGAACGACAAGTATAATGAGAAGGACAGTCATGGTGTCGCCGTTGCTTGGTGAGGTCGAGCTCGCCCAGCGACAGGGAAATGACGCCATAGCTATGCGAGATCAGCCTTGCCCAACTACGGCAGCGGCACCAGGGTCCGACGAGAACTCTCTGGAGAAAGATGCCAGCGACCTCTTGGAGAagggaaggaagaagataaacagtaaagacaaaaaaggaaagaaaaggaaaaattaaaaaattaaaaatgtataTTAGATATAGTTAAAAATTGCCTAGTCATCGTTGCctgacgtccacgttagcattgACCAATTAAAGTTGCTCGGATggataaaattgataaaaatacaaaaaagtttagaactaaattagcacaaaaaaaagtttaaaattgaattggcacaaatgcaaaagatttaggactgaattgataaaattaaaaagttta from Rhodamnia argentea isolate NSW1041297 chromosome 2, ASM2092103v1, whole genome shotgun sequence encodes the following:
- the LOC115735880 gene encoding LOW QUALITY PROTEIN: uncharacterized protein LOC115735880 (The sequence of the model RefSeq protein was modified relative to this genomic sequence to represent the inferred CDS: substituted 1 base at 1 genomic stop codon), which produces MEEMRETQRKEQGRQSEPPHVTPLKPLTHDAYGGGMYGKDDQGQQEQPTSRPPASDTXSADGPVGPPVQPKHRSPPSTGDRDLDITGQSYIQ
- the LOC115735897 gene encoding uncharacterized protein LOC115735897; this encodes MHMIARRSSSPSSRLPSLDSCLLVMITTVSTLSLLTLLHPDSSLLLLLTPRSSEPPVKPRSLPPLKNSTAEAQAERRPELDQSRMAVCLVGAARRFELTGPSIVEHILKGHPNSDLFLHSPYDENSYKLLLLKESPRIAAVRIFRPERICETESQARVLTGLNSPSGIQGLLQYFNLVEGCLDMIRAYQTQNNFTYDWIVRTRVDGFWTAPLGPEHFVPGKYVVPQGSNYGGLNDRLGVGDLGTSIAALSRLSLIPRLDSAGFRQLNSEAAFRAQLRARRVPHVAKRVPFCVVTDRRYAFPPTRYGVPVAAMSSRGPLSGAKCRPCTAACRGRCVARAMRSMDRWWSWTNWENGSLQLCDARGPWEKGWERMFDGVAGKEVARGRKRIRGLRLEECVSEFEDLKGRTANWDAPSSKEICSLGLAIVQ